Proteins found in one Ochotona princeps isolate mOchPri1 unplaced genomic scaffold, mOchPri1.hap1 HAP1_SCAFFOLD_140, whole genome shotgun sequence genomic segment:
- the LOC131479418 gene encoding LOW QUALITY PROTEIN: zinc finger protein OZF-like (The sequence of the model RefSeq protein was modified relative to this genomic sequence to represent the inferred CDS: substituted 1 base at 1 genomic stop codon) → MLSNTPSVLLSFEDVAVDLTQEEWQHMNNAQKTLYKDVMLETYSHLLSLGFCIAKPDVIFKLEQESVHRTGENSVNQGVPESYKKNEPLEANQESKEIIFSKCGKAFCHKLALITHQRIHTRGKPYDCSECPKAFCQQSSLIKHQRIHTGENLHECSQCKKAFCQRSSLIKHRRIHTGEKPYECSECPKAFSDPSSLIRHQRIHTGENLYECSDCGKGFNRILYLTVHQRIHTGEKPYECKECGKAFSHKSALIIHQKIHTREKPYQCPECGKAFCQKSYLIKHRKIHTGEKPYQCPECGKAFFRPYDLIIHQRIHTGEKPYQCSECPKSFCGRSSLLKHQRIHTWVKLYECSECGKAFHRKSYLITHQRVHTGEKPYECSECGKNFSQKSYLITHQGIHTGENPYECSVCGKVFGCESYLSIRQRIHTAEKPYECSECKKSFYNRSVLISHQRIHTGEKPYECKECGKAFGHKSNLKKHEKIHTXEKPYECSECGKTFSHKSAFITHQTIHAGEKPYECKECGKAFGQKSYLNKHQKIHTREKHVQQLWKSLLPAVISC, encoded by the exons ATGCTTtcaaacacaccttca GTGTTGTTGTCATTCGAAGACGTGGCTGTGGACCTCACCCAGGAGGAATGGCAGCACATGAACAATGCTCAGAAAACTCTGTACAAGGATGTGATGCTTGAAACCTATAGccatctgctgtccttgg GGttctgcattgcaaagcctgatgtgatcttcaagttggaacAAGAATCAGTGCATCGGACAGGGGAAAACTCTGTAAACCAGGGTGTTCCAG agtcCTACAAAAAGAATGAGCCCCTTGAAGCTAATCAGGAAAGTAAAGAAATCATTTTCAG caagtgtggaaaagccttttgccACAAGTTAGCtctcattacacatcagagaatccacacaaggGGAAAGCCATATGACTGTAGTGAGTGTCCAAAAGCCTTTTGCCAGCAGTCATCTCTCATTAAACATcaaagaatccacacaggggaaaatctTCATGAATGTAGTCAGTGTAAGAAAGCTTTCTGCCAGCGGTCATCTCTCATTAAACATcggagaatccacacaggggaaaaaccttatgaatgtagtgagtgtccAAAAGCCTTTTCTGACCCATCAtctctcattagacatcagagaatccacacaggggaaaatctTTATGAATGTAGTGACTGTGGGAAAGGTTTTAACAGGATATTATATCTAACTGTacatcagagaatacacacaggggaaaaaccttatgaatgtaaagagtgtgggaaagccttttcCCACAAGTCAGCTCTCATaatacatcagaaaatccacacacgGGAAAAACCCTATCAGTGCCCTGAGTGTGGGAAAGCATTTTGTCAGAAATCATACCTAATTAAACATCGcaaaatccacacaggggaaaaaccttatcagtgtcctgagtgtggaaaagcctttttcAGGCCATATGATCTCattatacatcagagaatccacacaggggaaaaaccttatcaaTGTAGTGAGTGTCCAAAATCCTTTTGTGGTCGCTCATCTCTTCTtaaacatcagagaatccacacatgGGTAAAACTCTacgaatgcagtgagtgtgggaaagcttttcACCGGAAATCATACCTAATCacacatcagagggtccacacaggggaaaaaccttatgaatgtagtgagtgtgggaaaaaTTTTTCCCAGAAATCATACCTAATCACACATCagggaatccacacaggggaaaatccttatgaatgtagtgtgtgTGGGAAAGTTTTTGGCTGCGAATCTTACCTAAGCATAcgtcagagaatccacacagcagagaaaccttatgaatgtagtgaatgtaaGAAATCCTTTTATAATAGGTCAGTTCTCATttcacatcagagaattcacacgggggaaaagccttatgaatgtaaagagtgtgggaaagcttttggTCACAAGTCAAACCTGAAGAAACATGAGAAAATCCACACatgagaaaaaccttatgaatgtagtgagtgtggaaaaacctTTTCCCACAAGTCAGCCTTCATTACACATCAGACAATTCAtgcaggggaaaaaccttatgaatgtaaagagtgtggaaaagcttttggcCAGAAGTCATACCTAAAcaaacatcagaaaatccacacaagAGAAAAACATGTGCAACAattgtggaaaagccttttgccAGCAGTCATCTCTTGTTAG